In Phyllopteryx taeniolatus isolate TA_2022b chromosome 8, UOR_Ptae_1.2, whole genome shotgun sequence, one genomic interval encodes:
- the kcnj1a.1 gene encoding ATP-sensitive inward rectifier potassium channel 1a.1, with the protein MFGPFSKHLQSYLAERKSRRTRLVNKDGHCNIEYGNIKYSKYFAFITDFWTTFVEIRWRFVLFFFIASFTLSWFIFGLLWYWIARSNGDLTWQAPPADHTPCVDNVVGLTTAFLYSLETQTTIGYGGRALTPVCPGAVAVLIIQSLLGAVINCFMCGIILSKISLPKKRAKTISFSDMAVISPKNGTLCLSIRVANLRKTLMIGSQIYGKLLRTTITADGEAIIMDQVNIDFMVDAGKDNLFFVCPLTLYHIINKSSPFFEMAVDTLHKQEFELVVFLDGTAESTSSSCQVRTSFIPQEIMWGYNFLPIISRSKEGKYRVDFSNFSKVVPVATAHCAYCFHNIKGHHHHSKDGIDNQGFEVIDIHDSSSITKM; encoded by the coding sequence ATGTTTGGACCTTTCAGCAAACATCTCCAGAGCTACCTGGCTGAGCGAAAGAGTCGTAGGACCAGGCTGGTGAACAAAGACGGCCATTGCAACATTGAATATGGAAACATTAAGTACAGCAAATACTTTGCTTTCATAACCGACTTCTGGACCACATTCGTGGAGATCCGGTGGCGTTTTgtgctcttcttcttcattgCGTCTTTCACCCTGAGCTGGTTCATTTTTGGCCTGCTCTGGTACTGGATTGCCCGTAGTAACGGAGATCTGACATGGCAGGCGCCCCCGGCGGACCACACGCCTTGTGTCGATAATGTTGTTGGACTCACCACTGCGTTCCTGTACTCCCTTGAAACCCAAACCACCATTGGGTACGGTGGCCGAGCCCTCACTCCTGTGTGCCCCGGTGCAGTGGCAGTTCTCATCATCCAGTCTCTTCTTGGAGCAGTTATCAACTGCTTCATGTGCGGAATCATCTTATCCAAAATTTCCTTACCTAAAAAGAGAGCTAAGACCATCTCATTTAGTGACATGGCTGTTATCAGCCCAAAGAATGGCACACTCTGCTTGTCAATACGGGTAGCCAACCTTCGCAAGACCCTCATGATAGGAAGCCAGATCTATGGCAAACTGTTGAGAACCACCATTACAGCAGATGGTGAGGCGATTATCATGGACCAGGTGAACATTGACTTCATGGTGGACGCTGGAAAGGACAACCTTTTCTTTGTGTGTCCGCTCACACTTtatcacatcatcaataaaagCAGTCCTTTCTTTGAGATGGCGGTGGACACTCTCCACAAGCAAGAGTTTGAGCTGGTCGTGTTCTTGGACGGTACCGCTGAGTCCACCAGCTCCTCCTGTCAAGTCCGGACCTCCTTTATTCCTCAGGAGATCATGTGGGGCTACAATTTCCTGCCCATCATCTCCCGAAGCAAAGAAGGTAAATACAGGGTAGATTTCTCCAACTTTTCCAAGGTGGTGCCTGTGGCCACTGCACACTGCGCCTACTGTTTCCACAACATCAAAGGTCATCACCACCACTCCAAAGATGGAATTGACAACCAGGGTTTTGAGGTGATTGATATTCATGATTCTTCAAGCATCACTAAGATGTAA